Sequence from the Pseudomonas sp. LS.1a genome:
TCCCGGGCCCGCACCTGCAGTGTTTCCAGCGCCTGCCCGGTATCGCCATCCACCAACTCCGAACGCACTTCACCTGCCTCGAACAGAAACCGCTCCCCCCACTGCCTCAAGCCAACCACCACCGGGAACACCGATCGTCCTTTCTCGGTCAGCACATATTCCTTGTAGGCACTGCCATCCGACGCAGGCTGCAGCGTCAGCAGCCCGCTTTCCACCAGCCACTTGAGCCGAGAGGCGAGGATATTCTTCGCCAGCCCCAGGTTCTTCTGGAATTCACTGAAGCGCCGCAGGCCATCGAAGGCATCGCGCAGGATCATTAACGCCCAACGGTCTCCCAGCACCTCCAGGGCCCGGGCCACGGGGCATTGCGCATTGTTTTCATCGAGCATGGACGGGGCCTTTCATGATCATCTGGTTGCAGATTAAAACCACATTTGCTAAATAGCCAGCATGTAGTTTCAATTCGAAACCAGATTGACGAGGCCAGCCCGATGACCCCTACGCTGACACGCTGGATAACCCTGTTGCTGGCCACCACCAGCGCCATGGCCGTGGCGACCGTGTATTTCGCCCAGCCTTTGCTCGAATCGATGGCCGCCGACCTGGGCGTGGCGCAGCAGCAGATCGGCTGGGTAGTTGGCGCGACCCAGGCGGGCTATGCGCTGGGGTTGTTGCTGATCGTGCCGCTGGGGGACCTGATCGACCGCAAGCGCCTGTTGCTCGGGCAGTTGCTGTTCTCGACCCTGGCGCTGGTTGGTGTTGGCATGGCGCCGACCTGGGCGCTACTGCTGCTGGCCCTGGCCATCACCGGGCTGATGGCGGTCATGGTGCAGGTGATGGTGGCGCATGCAGCGAGCCTTGCCGCCCCCGGGCAGCAAGGGCAGGCCGTGGGCAGCGTCACCAGCGGCGTGGTGCTGGGCATTCTGCTGGCGCGTCTGGTCTCGGGCGGGCTTGCCGACCTGGCCGGCTGGCGCAGCGTGTACCTGTTTGCCGCAGGGCTGCTGATGCTACTGGCCCTGGTGCTGTGGCGCAGCCTGCCCACGGGGCAGCCGGTGACGCTGCGGTCTGGCTACCGGGCGCTGATCGTTGCCCAGTTCAGGCTGTATCAGCACGATCGGTTGCTGCGTCAGCGTGGGCTGTTCGGCGTATTGATCTTCGCCGCGTTCAGCGTGCTGTGGAGTGCCATGGTCATGCCCCTGAGTGCCGCGCCATTGGCGCTGAGCCATACCGAGATCGGTCTGTTCGGCCTGGCGGGTGTTGCCGGCACATTGGCGGCAGCGCGCGCCGGTCGCCTGGCCGACCAGGGGTTGGCGGAGCGCACCACCGGGTTGGCGCTGGTGCTGCTGGTGCTGTCATGGCTGCCTACGGCTTTCGTCGGGCATTCACTGCTGGCCTTCGGGCTGGGTGTGCTGATGCTGGACTTTGCCGTGCAGGCGGTGCATGTCACCAACCAGAGCCTGTTGCTGGCCGGGCGTGGCGCAATGGCCAGCCGGTTGATCGGCGCCTACATGTGCTGCTATTCGCTTGGCAGTGGGCTTGGCGCGGTACTGGCGAGCTGGGTGTATGCCCATTGGGGTTGGGCAGCGGTGTGTGGGCTTGGGATGGGCATCAGCGCGGTCGCGCTGGGGTATTGGCTAGGGTTGCAACGAGCGAGGGCGGCCGAAGCCGCCCTGCAGTGTTCGGGTCAGAACTTGTAGCCAAGGCCGACCATGTACACCCACGGGTCGACTTCGACGTCGACCTTGGTCTTGCTGTAGCCCAGTGCGGACGGGCCGTTGACGCTGGCCTTGGTGTCGATGTCGACGTACCAGACCGAGGCGTTGACCAGCAGATTGTCGGTAATCATGTAGTCCATGCCCAGCTGGCCGGCGATGCCGACCGAGTCCTGCAGCTTCAGGTTGCTGAAGCCCTGCTGCTTGCGTGCACTACTGAGGTCTTCATCGAAGAACAGGGTGTAGTTGATGCCGACGCCGGCATACGGCTGGAACCTGGAAGTCGGCTCCATCGGGTAGTACTGCAGCGACAGGGTCGGTGGCAGTTGCTTGATGTCGGCCAGCTTGCCGTCCAGGCCGCCGCCCAGGCCTTTGACGCCGACGGTGTGCTTGAACGGGGTGGCTGCCAGCAGTTCCAGGCCGATGTGGTCGGTGAGCATGTAGGCGAAGGTCAGGCCCAGCTGGGTGTCGCTGTCCAGGGTCGCCTTGGTGCCCGAGACTTTGTTGCCGTCGAATTTCAGGTCGCCGCTGCTTTCGTTGGGAGCGGTGGTGATGGCACCGGCACGGACGATGACATCGCCTGCCTGGTGGGCGTGGGCGACAGGGGCAGCGAGCGCCAGGGCCGCGAGGGCGGCGCTGAGCAAGGACTTGTTCATGGAAGCTCCCAAAGGACGTGAGTAATCGAGTAGTCCAATGGTACGGATGCGGTTAAACAGAAAGTTTGACCCAGCTCAAAGAAGCGTCTTCACGAATTCGAAACAGATCTCACTTCAGCTCGTAAGCGTATATTTTCTCGGCTTCCATCTGGTATCCAGCGTCGGCCAGTTCGCTGCTGGATGCTCTAACCTGCAGCTTTCCCTCGATCCAGTAGGGTTGGTAGAGGTCTTCGATGCGCACGCCCATCTCGCTGAAAATGTGCACGATCTGGTTCGAGGGCGGTGGTGGCACGTGGATGCACGCGCCGTAGTAGGGGACCAGCAGGAATTCGGTGGTGCGGCCTTCTTCGCTCACTTCCAGCGGCACGATGTAGCCGGGTAGTTTGATCTGCTGGCCATCGAGGCTTTTCACCACCGGGGCGGCGGGGACCTGCTGGCGCGCCGGTGGGGCGGATTCGGCGGACAGGGCGTTGCTGAGCTGCGACATGTCGTGCAGCGGCGCGAGTTGGGGCGGGATGACCGGGGCGCCTTCGGGGATAAGGGCGGGCCAGTCCAGTTCGCGGGGTTCCGAGGCCCACAGAGGCATCGCTACTGTCAGCAGCAGGATCAGCAGCGTGTGCAGTGCTGGCCTTTTCGCGGGCATGCCCGCTCCCACAGGGTTCACCGCAGGCATGGAACCGTGTGAAGAACCTGTGGGAGCGGGCGCGCCCGCGAAGAAGGCAGTGAGGTAGTGGATCATTGCACGCCCTCAGAGGTGAATGGACAAGCCATCGGCCAGCGACTGCCGATAGGCCCGCCACGCCGGCACGCTGCCCATCAGCAGAGCAGCCCCCAGGATAATAGCCAGCAACATCCATTCATGAGCGCTTGGCATGGCCAGCGGCAAATACAAACCATAGTTGGCCTGTACATACCCCTGGGCCAGCGCGATACCCGCATACAGCAAGCCAAGCCCGGCGCCGATCCCGACCGCCGCCAGCGACAGCGCCTCCAGCACCAGCAGCCCTGCGATATGCCATGGCCTGGCGCCAACCGAGCGCAGTATCGCCATCTCCCGGCGGCGTTCGTTGAGGCTGGTGAGAATCGCCGTGAGCATGCCGATCAGGCCGGTCAGCACCACGAACAGCGAAACCACGAACAACGCCTGTTCCGCAGTGCCCATCAGGCTCCACAGCTCCTGCAGGGCTACCCCGGGCAGGATCGCCAGCAACGGCTCGCTGCGGTATTCATTGATCTCCCGCTGCAGGCTGAATGTCGCGATCTTGCTGTTCAGGCCGAGCATGAATGCAGTAATGGCGGCAGGTTGCAGGTCCATGCTCCGTGCCTGCTCGGCGCTGATACGCCCGGCGCCGCGGGCCGGCACGCCGTTGTGCCAGTCGACGTGGATGGCCTCCATGCCGCCCAGGCTGATATGCAGCGTGCGGTCGACCGGCGTGCCGGTGCGCTTGAGCACACCGACCACGGTGAATGGCTTGTCATCGTGCTTGACCAGGCTGATCGCGGCGACGCCATGTGCCAGCACCAGCTTGTCGCCCAGCTTGTAGTGCAACGCCTCGGCCACTTCGGCACCGAGCACCACCTCGAACGGATCATCGGCAAACGCGCGACCCTGGCTCAATTCCAGGTGCTGGCGGCGACCGTACTGGTAATGGCTGAAGTAGTCGCCGGTAGTGCCCATCACCCGATAACCGCGGTGCGAGTCGCCCAGCGAGATGGGGATGGCCCATTTTACCCGCGGGTCCTTGGCGTAGTGCTCATAGCTGTCCCAGCGGATGTTGTTGGTGGCGTTGCCGATACGGAATACCGAGTACAGCAGCAGGTTCACCGAGCCGGAGCGGGCACCGACGATCAGGTCTGTACCGCTGATGGTGCTGGCGAAGCTGGCCCGGGCCTCGGTACGGACCCGTTCCACGGCCAGCAGCAGGCACACCGACAGGGCAATGGCAAAGGCGGTGAGGAATGCGGTGAAACGGCGGTTGGCCAGGCTGGCCAGGGCAAGGCGGAGCAGGTACATCAGGCCTCCCGGGGCTTGGCGGCACGGTTGAGTTCGACCAGCGACAGGTGGCGGTCGAACAGCGGCGCCAGGCTCTGGTCGTGGCTGACGAACAGCAGGCTGGCACCGGCGGCGCGGCATTCATCGAACAGCAGGCGGATGAACGCTTCGCGGGCGTCGGTATCCAGCGCCGAGGTTGGTTCGTCGGCGATCACCAGTTCGGGCTGGCCGATCAGTGCGCGGGCGGCGGCAACCCGTTGTTGCTGGCCGATCGACAGGCTGTCGGCGCGGCGGGCGAGCAGGGCGGGGTCGCCCAGCCCCAGGTGGGCCAGCAGCGTGCTGGCCGCCTGGTCGACGCTGCCATGGCGCTGCTCGGCGCGGGCCTTGCGGCTGCGCGAGAAACGGCAGGGCAGCTCGACGTTTTCGCGTACCGAGAGGAACGGCAGCAGGTTGAACTGCTGGAAGATGTAACCGGTGTGGTCGACCCGGAATCGGTCACGGGCGCCTTGGCCCAGGCGGCCGAGGTCCTGGCCGAGCAACTGGATACGGCCCTGGCCCGGCACGTTCACCCCGCCCAGCAGGCCCAGCAACGTGGTCTTGCCACTGCCGCTGGGGCCCTTGAGAAACAGGGCCTCGCCAGCCTCCAGGCGGAATGCCGGAATGTCCAGCAGCGCGGGCTGGCCTGGCCAGGCGAACACCAGGTCATGCAGTTCGATCAACGGCTGGCGCATTCAGAACGCGACCGCGGCCTTGGCCGGCGTGGTTTCCACACCTTTCTGGCCATTGGGGCCGATTAGTTGCACGTTGATTTTCTGGGTGGCCGGGAAGGCCTTGAACAGCGGCGCGAGGTCCACCTGTACCAGTTTGTCTGGGTTGGCGCAGGTCAGCTGGTAGTGGGCGCCGATGTCGCTGTGCGGGTGGCTGTGCTCGTGCTCGTGCTCGTCACCGTCGTCGTCGGTTTTCGGGGCGTCACCGAACAGCGGGCTTTCCAGTTCCTGCTGGTCTTCCTTGCAGCCGGCGGCAGCGGGCAGGCCGAACAGCTTCAGTGGTTGCTCGAGCTGCTGGCGCACCGCCGCGACCTTGGCCTTGTCGGCGTCGCTGTTGGCGGCGTGTTCGAAGCCGACCAGGTTCATGGCCGGGCTGTCCAGCTCCAGCTCCAGGGTGTTGCCATCGAGCACTGCGTTGAGCTTGGCCACGCCATGCTCGTGGGCACCGAGGGTGCCATGGGCGTGGTCATGATCATGGTCATCAGCGTGGGCATGGGCCAGGGGTAGCAAGGCGATGGGCAGGGCGAGCAACAGGCGACGCATGGACGACTCCGGAGCGGGCGGGAAGATTGGGTTATGTTATAACAACTTTTCCGCGTGCTGCCAGTCTGCGTGGCTCAGGTTTCATGTTGGGGTAGCATGGTGGCATTGACTTGGGTTCAAGGTATGCAGCATGAGAATTCGTGGACAGATTGGTGATTGGCCTGTGGATCTGACCATCGAGCTGGCGCCGGAAGAGTGGGTGCAACTGGGGCGGCAGATCGAATTGCCTGCGGTGGCGCAGACCGCAGCAGCGGAACCCTTGGCGACAACTCGTCAGGATGATGGGCAATGGACTGCGGCTCGTGAGGTGTTGCGCCTGGCAGGGCAGATGAGCGGGCCGGAATTGCTGGATCGGTTGGAGGGGCTGGCGGGGAGTACGGCGGCGGGTAAACGGCTGTTGGTGCGGTTGCGGCACAGCAGTGATGTGAAGGTGGAAAGCGGCGTGGACGCGCCGGTGTATCACTGGGTGGGATAGATCTCTATTGCCTGTGCTGGCCTCATTCGCGGGCATGCCCGCTACCACAGTGAGTACAGTGCGTACCCTGTGGGAGCGGGCGTGCCCTCGCAGATAACTTCAGGTCAGAACATCGCCGCCGACAACTTGCGACGATACACGCTGACCAGCGGGTGATCCCCACCCAGCAACTCGAACACTTGCAGCAACGCCTTTTGCGGCAACCCGTTCTCATAACCACGGTTACGCTGGAACAGCTTCAGCAACCCCTCCAGCGCCGCCTCATACTGCTGGCGAGCCAGTTGCTGGATGCTCAGCTGATAGGCCGCCTCGTCATCCTGCGGGTTCTGCGCCAGTCGGCTTTTCAGGTCGGCCACTTCTGGCAGGCTGGCGGCCTGGCGCAGGAAGGTCAGCTGAGCCTTGGCCCCGGCCAACGCAGCCTTGTGCTCGTCGGTCTTGACCGCATCCAGCACCACCTGGGCTTCACCCAACTCCCCGCGCTCGGCCAGGCAGCGGGCGTACAGGATCAGCGCCTCGGCATTGCTGTTGTCCTCACCCAGCAGCGCCTGCAGCAGCGCTTCGGCCTCGGCAAAACGGCTTTCGGCAAACAGCGCCTTGGCTTGTTCCAGCGGCGAAGCAACGGGCGCGGCAGGCAGTTGCACGTGCGGTTCGAGCATGGCGCGGATCGCCGACTCCGGCTGTGCACCGGCAAAGCCGTCCACCGGTTGACCGTCCTTGAACAGCACCACGGTCGGCAGGCTGCGGATGCCGAACTGGGCAACCACCTGTTGCTCCACGTCGCAGTTGATCTTGGCCAGCAGCAGCTCGCCCTGGTAACCCTCGGCGATCTTCGCCAGCAGTGGCATCAGTGCCTTGCACGGCGCACACCACTCGGCCCAGAAGTCCACCAGCACCGGCTTGTGGAAGGAGTTCTCGATTACCAGTTGCTGGAAGGTGGCATCGGTGGCGTCGAAAATGTAAGGCGTGTCTTGGGTCATCGCGACTCTCGCAAACTGGTGAATTGCACCACTATAAGGTGTCGCGACTGGCGTGGTACAGGCTGACCCGGCGGAATTCGTGCGGCTCGGCCAGGTCCGGCAGGGTCAGCGCTTCCAGCACGCCCAACGGCTGGTACAGCGGGTGGCTGAAGTCGCGTACCCGCGAGTCGGCCACCAGCGCCTGGCGCCCGCGCCCGAGGAAGGCATCCAGCAGCGGCAGGTTGGCGCGGTCGTACAGCACATCGGCAACCAGGATCAGGTCGAAGCGGTCGTCTTCGGCGAAGAAGTCATGGCTGTAACCCAGTTCTACCCCGTTCAGCGCGGCGTTCGCGCGGCAAGCATCGAGGGCCAGCGGGTCGAGGTCACAGGCCACCACTTCCAGCGCACCGGCGCGGGCGGCGGCAATGCCGGCGATACCGGAGCCGGCGCCAAAGTCCAGCACGCGCTTGCCGGCTACCCACTCCGGGCGCTCGGCCAGGTAGCGCGCCATGGCCAGGCCGCTGGCCCAGCAGAAGCTCCAGTAGGGCGGGTCTTCAAGAATGCGCCGGGTCTCCTCGCTGCTGAAAGCACGGTCCATGTTCTGGTCGTCGATCAGCCACAGCTTCAGGTCGCAGCCGGGCAGTTCGCTGATGACCAGGCGCGCTTCGCCGATCAGGCCGCTGAGGGCCTGTTGCAGGGCTAGCGGCGCCACTTACGGCGCCTTCTCGAAACGCAGCGGGCCGATGGCCTGGGTCTGGGCCTGGGTAATGCGCACCGGCGGCAGGTGCATGATCAGCTGGCCGGAGCGGCTGGCGCGGCCACGCAGCTCGACCCGGGCACCGGCGGGGAAGGCCTCGGGGTTGAAGCGCAAGTGGTAGGGCAGGGCCTGGCCAGTGCCGGTCAGGTTGCTGCTGGCCAGCAGGCGTTGTGGGCGGTCGCGTTCGTCGATGACCAGCAAGGCCAGCTCCACGTCGGCACCGGCCGGGATCTCCAGCAAGGTGCCGCTCAGCTCGCGCTGGTAGGCCGGCAGCGGGCCCAGTACTTCGGCCGGCTTGGCCGCGCGGGCGGGCGTGGGGGCCGGAGGGGTGTCGGGCTTTGGCCTGTCGCTGCCGCAGGCGGCGAGCAGGGCGGCGCAGCACAGCACGACGAGCGCTCGGTAGTGCATGGGGTAGTCCTTCACGGGCAGATTTCCCATGGATGTTAACCCCTTTGGCTTGTCTTGCCAGTGGGATGCGCTACCATGGCCCTCCCTTTTTTTGTTGCCTGCCACCATGCACTGTCCCTTTTGCGGTGCCAACGACACCAAGGTCATCGACTCTCGCCTCGTCGCCGAGGGCGAGCAGGTGCGCCGCCGCCGCGAATGCGTCGCCTGCGGTGAGCGCTTCACCACCTTCGAAACCGCTGAGCTGGTGCTGCCCCGGCTGATCAAGCAGGACGGCACGCGCCAACCCTTCGACGAGGATAAGCTGCGTGCCGGCATGCAGCGGGCACTGGAAAAGCGCCCGGTCAGCGTCGAGCGCCTGGAAGCGGCGTTGGCGCATATCAAGAGCCGCCTGCGTGCCACCGGTGAGCGCGAAGTCAAATCGCTGGTGGTGGGTGAAATGGTCATGGCCGAGCTGCGCAAGCTCGACGAAGTGGCCTATATCCGTTTTGCCTCGGTTTACCGGCGCTTCCAGGACCTCGACGAGTTCCGCGAAGAAATCGACCGCCTGGCCCGCGAGCCGGCTAAAGAGTGAACATGCCCAGCCAAGCTGCCATCCTCGACGCCCACTACATGGCCCGCGCGCTGGAGCTGGCGCGCAAGGGCCTGTACACCACCCACCCGAACCCGCGCGTAGGCTGCGTGATCGTGCGCGATGGCGAGGTGGTCGGCGAAGGCTGGCATGTGCGCGCCGGCGAGCCGCATGCCGAGGTGCATGCCCTGCGCCAGGCCGGTGAGCGTGCTCGTGGCGCCTGTGCCTATGTCACCCTTGAGCCCTGCAGCCACCATGGCCGCACGCCGCCGTGCGCCGAAGCGCTGGTCAAGGCCGGCGTGGCGCGGGTAGTGGCCGCCATGCAGGACCCTAACCCGCAAGTGGCGGGGCAGGGCCTGCGGCGCCTGGCCGAGGCCGGCATCGAAGTGGCCAGCGGCGTGCTCGAGGCCGAGGCCCGGGCACTCAACCCCGGTTTCCTCAAGCGCATGGAACATGGCCTGCCGTTCGTTCGCGCCAAGCTGGCCATGAGCCTGGATGGCCGCACCGCCATGGCCAGTGGCGAAAGCCAATGGATCACCGGCCCGGCCGCCCGCTCGGCGGTGCAGCGCCTGCGCGCCCGTTCCAGCGTGGTGCTGACCAGCGCCGCCAGCGT
This genomic interval carries:
- a CDS encoding winged helix-turn-helix transcriptional regulator: MLDENNAQCPVARALEVLGDRWALMILRDAFDGLRRFSEFQKNLGLAKNILASRLKWLVESGLLTLQPASDGSAYKEYVLTEKGRSVFPVVVGLRQWGERFLFEAGEVRSELVDGDTGQALETLQVRARDGRVLAAGDCLRKVVRHR
- a CDS encoding MFS transporter codes for the protein MTPTLTRWITLLLATTSAMAVATVYFAQPLLESMAADLGVAQQQIGWVVGATQAGYALGLLLIVPLGDLIDRKRLLLGQLLFSTLALVGVGMAPTWALLLLALAITGLMAVMVQVMVAHAASLAAPGQQGQAVGSVTSGVVLGILLARLVSGGLADLAGWRSVYLFAAGLLMLLALVLWRSLPTGQPVTLRSGYRALIVAQFRLYQHDRLLRQRGLFGVLIFAAFSVLWSAMVMPLSAAPLALSHTEIGLFGLAGVAGTLAAARAGRLADQGLAERTTGLALVLLVLSWLPTAFVGHSLLAFGLGVLMLDFAVQAVHVTNQSLLLAGRGAMASRLIGAYMCCYSLGSGLGAVLASWVYAHWGWAAVCGLGMGISAVALGYWLGLQRARAAEAALQCSGQNL
- a CDS encoding OmpW/AlkL family protein — protein: MNKSLLSAALAALALAAPVAHAHQAGDVIVRAGAITTAPNESSGDLKFDGNKVSGTKATLDSDTQLGLTFAYMLTDHIGLELLAATPFKHTVGVKGLGGGLDGKLADIKQLPPTLSLQYYPMEPTSRFQPYAGVGINYTLFFDEDLSSARKQQGFSNLKLQDSVGIAGQLGMDYMITDNLLVNASVWYVDIDTKASVNGPSALGYSKTKVDVEVDPWVYMVGLGYKF
- a CDS encoding DUF3299 domain-containing protein, with translation MHTLLILLLTVAMPLWASEPRELDWPALIPEGAPVIPPQLAPLHDMSQLSNALSAESAPPARQQVPAAPVVKSLDGQQIKLPGYIVPLEVSEEGRTTEFLLVPYYGACIHVPPPPSNQIVHIFSEMGVRIEDLYQPYWIEGKLQVRASSSELADAGYQMEAEKIYAYELK
- a CDS encoding ABC transporter permease, with product MYLLRLALASLANRRFTAFLTAFAIALSVCLLLAVERVRTEARASFASTISGTDLIVGARSGSVNLLLYSVFRIGNATNNIRWDSYEHYAKDPRVKWAIPISLGDSHRGYRVMGTTGDYFSHYQYGRRQHLELSQGRAFADDPFEVVLGAEVAEALHYKLGDKLVLAHGVAAISLVKHDDKPFTVVGVLKRTGTPVDRTLHISLGGMEAIHVDWHNGVPARGAGRISAEQARSMDLQPAAITAFMLGLNSKIATFSLQREINEYRSEPLLAILPGVALQELWSLMGTAEQALFVVSLFVVLTGLIGMLTAILTSLNERRREMAILRSVGARPWHIAGLLVLEALSLAAVGIGAGLGLLYAGIALAQGYVQANYGLYLPLAMPSAHEWMLLAIILGAALLMGSVPAWRAYRQSLADGLSIHL
- a CDS encoding ABC transporter ATP-binding protein, with the translated sequence MRQPLIELHDLVFAWPGQPALLDIPAFRLEAGEALFLKGPSGSGKTTLLGLLGGVNVPGQGRIQLLGQDLGRLGQGARDRFRVDHTGYIFQQFNLLPFLSVRENVELPCRFSRSRKARAEQRHGSVDQAASTLLAHLGLGDPALLARRADSLSIGQQQRVAAARALIGQPELVIADEPTSALDTDAREAFIRLLFDECRAAGASLLFVSHDQSLAPLFDRHLSLVELNRAAKPREA
- a CDS encoding DUF2796 domain-containing protein, with amino-acid sequence MRRLLLALPIALLPLAHAHADDHDHDHAHGTLGAHEHGVAKLNAVLDGNTLELELDSPAMNLVGFEHAANSDADKAKVAAVRQQLEQPLKLFGLPAAAGCKEDQQELESPLFGDAPKTDDDGDEHEHEHSHPHSDIGAHYQLTCANPDKLVQVDLAPLFKAFPATQKINVQLIGPNGQKGVETTPAKAAVAF
- the trxA gene encoding thioredoxin, with the protein product MTQDTPYIFDATDATFQQLVIENSFHKPVLVDFWAEWCAPCKALMPLLAKIAEGYQGELLLAKINCDVEQQVVAQFGIRSLPTVVLFKDGQPVDGFAGAQPESAIRAMLEPHVQLPAAPVASPLEQAKALFAESRFAEAEALLQALLGEDNSNAEALILYARCLAERGELGEAQVVLDAVKTDEHKAALAGAKAQLTFLRQAASLPEVADLKSRLAQNPQDDEAAYQLSIQQLARQQYEAALEGLLKLFQRNRGYENGLPQKALLQVFELLGGDHPLVSVYRRKLSAAMF
- a CDS encoding class I SAM-dependent methyltransferase — translated: MAPLALQQALSGLIGEARLVISELPGCDLKLWLIDDQNMDRAFSSEETRRILEDPPYWSFCWASGLAMARYLAERPEWVAGKRVLDFGAGSGIAGIAAARAGALEVVACDLDPLALDACRANAALNGVELGYSHDFFAEDDRFDLILVADVLYDRANLPLLDAFLGRGRQALVADSRVRDFSHPLYQPLGVLEALTLPDLAEPHEFRRVSLYHASRDTL
- a CDS encoding YbaY family lipoprotein produces the protein MHYRALVVLCCAALLAACGSDRPKPDTPPAPTPARAAKPAEVLGPLPAYQRELSGTLLEIPAGADVELALLVIDERDRPQRLLASSNLTGTGQALPYHLRFNPEAFPAGARVELRGRASRSGQLIMHLPPVRITQAQTQAIGPLRFEKAP
- the nrdR gene encoding transcriptional regulator NrdR, which translates into the protein MHCPFCGANDTKVIDSRLVAEGEQVRRRRECVACGERFTTFETAELVLPRLIKQDGTRQPFDEDKLRAGMQRALEKRPVSVERLEAALAHIKSRLRATGEREVKSLVVGEMVMAELRKLDEVAYIRFASVYRRFQDLDEFREEIDRLAREPAKE
- the ribD gene encoding bifunctional diaminohydroxyphosphoribosylaminopyrimidine deaminase/5-amino-6-(5-phosphoribosylamino)uracil reductase RibD, whose translation is MPSQAAILDAHYMARALELARKGLYTTHPNPRVGCVIVRDGEVVGEGWHVRAGEPHAEVHALRQAGERARGACAYVTLEPCSHHGRTPPCAEALVKAGVARVVAAMQDPNPQVAGQGLRRLAEAGIEVASGVLEAEARALNPGFLKRMEHGLPFVRAKLAMSLDGRTAMASGESQWITGPAARSAVQRLRARSSVVLTSAASVLADNARMTVRGAELGLDAETTALALSRTPLRVLVDGRLRVPLDAPFFQAGPALVVTAVADDPRYAAAGHELLSLPGDNGQVDLPALLQALAARGVNEILLEAGAGLAGAFARQGLVDEYQLFVAGTFLGSRARPLLDWPLDRMSEAPRLKITEMRAVGDDWRVTAIPLPAPGV